One segment of Clavelina lepadiformis chromosome 2, kaClaLepa1.1, whole genome shotgun sequence DNA contains the following:
- the LOC143447551 gene encoding uncharacterized protein LOC143447551, whose amino-acid sequence MASKRLSDSRKGNNVNPQPPQWNDFLVCSLCKKDFNRRDRCPISLGCGHTVCKACLKKMKQACCQFDQIPITCNVNDLPINSALLQLLPGESQPNLSSSVCRHTPNTSNAARDSVNISQYVKNYEKAKSCIEHLALYLEPSKNGELSRPMQRKLVTLVNCQLFEDEGRKRAIRAGRALGERTATELILLHQNPATLSASLWAAVRARGCQFLGPAMQEEALKLIHLALEDGSELSRKVLVQIVVKNLKTQFTQASKTSIGHVVQLLYRASCFRVTKRDNDSSLMRLKDDFLIYEDLRKEHDMQVVQIAREAGLRIAPDQWSALLYGDQSHRSHMQSIIDRLQSGASFAQCISDLSLALQRSGDPGDVKSLISHFNLLSELDAEDSISSWDAMEKCACSAKEVVDKLVDFSKNHNSLLWQCQESTQQTSKYKTSMCRDSKNKSVCPRGQSCTFAHSEGELQFYRNRRKKGGALMFFNEDFSEENSTPKESAHIENNDQLLRQDHQIAGQISRQDVTSLPPNVTIPCGHTCQCGRNIPNNTNQAYDMQNPAYFQGNPLLMNSNLHNPNIMSNHPPLPSQDVIHPMPVAVHPPRISPQSAVVPAQNPHTVPHAQHSQVQYIGSSVVYGTKPPLNYDLSHPLVANNSASSYHHKLDVNHVPIPKPVVQTSAIQQQGHYVMPSGGYCHIPSNQVLKSVPDPGATPNPLSPAVHTGQSYGVNWQSGQQVSPPNVHHQVEVLPHVPVMVQPQPIAPTNIQAPAAAPVQNLQISPTMQVQNIPPPSVPVHNIQPGPTVPAQNIQPNQSLPVQNLAPGQVLAYQPPGIMPTAPANQSPNMPLVQYFTQTATSNTEALNNTVKAFTQYNLTVTNNSPKMIELAKLNMRKNEVINKLVQKRITAPKLDACQQQQYGTYQGLLDKTTELSIPAADGEISSPPETTQVMVSATQHMTDSSAKTTIAANEPSKPTTRAVKSPVHIITQGLKLMPNGQYQLWTGSTCLPSISGLSFHDIPFEKSDQQSPSIIDVTSDLDTSTSHVSATHDNSQRVSYTTPSRNPLERKHGHKSARNDDDIVSIQDQRIVSKYGPIARGVRSKTTSAIPEQVTANANSNTQPFASDVNRNVTNFVPDDGNSKKHNNLFISAEVEPSSVEKVNVQPAWALPDLVMTNPSNPIPVSVSGHPDSERILMEAIANQVKDDDENEDLLLAIELQQIEVGIRQIQRGTNTKLGQFVDSD is encoded by the coding sequence ATGGCTTCAAAAAGACTCTCCGATTCCAGGAAGGGAAATAATGTGAATCCTCAGCCTCCACAATGGAACGATTTTCTTGTTTGCTCTCTATGCAAAAAAGATTTCAATCGTCGAGATCGTTGTCCCATAAGCCTAGGTTGTGGCCACACTGTGTGTAAAGCCTGCCTtaagaaaatgaaacaagCATGTTGTCAATTTGATCAAATTCCTATtacttgcaatgtgaatgacTTGCCTATTAATTCAGCATTATTGCAGTTACTTCCAGGAGAATCTCAGCCAAACTTATCATCATCTGTTTGTCGTCATACTCCTAATACTTCCAATGCTGCAAGAGATTCTGTGAATATTTCGCagtatgtaaaaaattatgaaaaagcGAAGTCTTGcattgaacatttggcactcTATCTGGAACCTTCAAAAAATGGTGAACTGAGCAGACCAATGCAGCGAAAGTTGGTGACATTGGTAAACTGTCAACTTTTTGAAGATGAAGGACGAAAACGTGCAATAAGAGCGGGTAGAGCATTAGGTGAACGTACAGCAACCGAACTTATTCTTTTGCACCAAAATCCCGCTACTTTGTCAGCAAGTTTATGGGCGGCTGTAAGAGCAAGAGGTTGCCAGTTTCTTGGCCCTGCAATGCAAGAAGAAGCCTTAAAACTTATCCACCTTGCACTTGAAGATGGCTCTGAACTGTCACGCAAGGTATTGGTGCAAattgttgttaaaaatttaaaaacccaGTTTACACAAGCATCAAAAACAAGCATTGGTCACGTTGTCCAGCTTTTGTATCGTGCATCGTGTTTTCGAGTCACAAAAAGGGATAATGATTCCTCTTTAATGAGACTGAAAgatgattttttaatttacgaaGACCTTCGAAAGGAGCATGATATGCAAGTTGTTCAAATAGCAAGAGAAGCTGGCCTTCGAATTGCTCCTGACCAATGGAGTGCACTTCTATATGGTGACCAATCTCACAGGTCACATATGCAGTCAATAATTGATCGGCTACAGAGTGGAGCATCATTTGCGCAATGCATAAGTGATTTAAGTTTGGCCTTACAACGGTCTGGTGATCCTGGAGATGTTAAAAGTCTTATATCACATTTTAATCTGCTCTCAGAATTGGATGCAGAAGATTCAATTTCAAGTTGGGATGCAATGGAGAAATGTGCATGTTCTGCAAAAGAAGTTGTTGACAAGTTGGTTGACTTTTCTAAGAACCACAACAGTCTTCTGTGGCAGTGCCAGGAATCCACTCAGCAAACAAGCAAGTACAAGACCTCAATGTGTAGAGACAGCAAGAACAAGAGTGTATGCCCAAGAGGGCAATCATGTACTTTTGCCCATTCAGAAGGCGAATTGCAGTTTTATAGAAATAGACGAAAAAAAGGTGGAGCATTGATGTTTTTCAATGAAGACTTTTCTGAAGAAAACTCTACGCCAAAGGAAAGCGCACACATTGAAAACAATGACCAGCTTTTAAGGCAAGACCATCAAATTGCGGGTCAAATTTCAAGACAAGACGTAACTTCATTGCCTCCTAATGTCACAATTCCATGCGGTCATACTTGCCAGTGTGGACGCAATATCCCAAACAATACAAATCAAGCATATGACATGCAAAATCCAGCATATTTTCAAGGAAATCCTTTACTTATGAATAGCAACTTACATAACCCCAATATTATGAGCAATCATCCTCCCCTTCCTTCTCAGGATGTCATTCATCCAATGCCAGTTGCTGTGCATCCTCCAAGGATTTCTCCTCAGTCTGCTGTTGTTCCTGCTCAAAATCCTCATACTGTTCCCCATGCCCAGCACTCACAGGTTCAGTATATTGGGTCTTCGGTGGTTTACGGAACAAAGCCTCCTTTAAATTATGATCTTTCTCACCCACTTGTTGCCAACAATTCTGCTTCGTCTTACCATCATAAATTGGATGTTAATCATGTTCCAATACCGAAACCAGTCGTCCAAACATCAGCAATACAACAGCAAGGTCACTATGTAATGCCATCTGGTGGGTATTGTCATATTCCCTCTAATCAGGTTTTGAAATCTGTGCCTGATCCTGGTGCGACACCCAATCCTTTGTCACCAGCAGTTCATACAGGGCAGTCGTATGGTGTAAATTGGCAAAGTGGTCAACAAGTTTCACCACCCAATGTCCATCAccaagttgaggttttgccaCACGTACCAGTAATGGTTCAGCCCCAACCAATTGCACCAACAAATATACAAGCACCAGCAGCTGCGCCAGTGCAAAACCTGCAAATAAGTCCAACAATGCAAGTACAAAATATACCACCACCTTCAGTACCAGTACATAACATTCAGCCAGGCCCGACTGTGCCAGCACAGAACATACAACCGAATCAATCATTGCCAGTACAAAATCTTGCACCAGGTCAGGTCTTGGCATATCAGCCACCAGGTATCATGCCAACTGCCCCCGCTAACCAGTCACCCAATATGCCATTAGTCCAGTACTTCACACAGACTGCAACATCCAATACAGAAGCGTTGAACAATACTGTCAAAGCTTTTACTCAGTATAATTTGACTGTAACTAATAATTCTCCAAAAATGATTGAGCTGGCTAAATTAAACATGAGGAAAAATGAAGTGATAAACAAGCTGGTACAAAAACGAATAACTGCCCCCAAGCTTGATGCCTGTCAACAGCAGCAGTATGGCACTTATCAGGGTCTGCTGGATAAAACTACTGAGTTATCTATTCCTGCAGCTGATGGTGAAATATCATCACCTCCAGAAACAACCCAGGTCATGGTGTCTGCCACACAGCATATGACAGACTCCTCTGCTAAAACCACCATTGCAGCAAATGAACCATCGAAACCCACTACCCGTGCCGTTAAAAGTCCAGTACACATCATTACACAGGGACTAAAACTAATGCCCAATGGTCAGTACCAGTTATGGACTGGGAGTACTTGTCTCCCATCAATTAGCGGCCTGTCATTTCATGATATTCCTTTTGAAAAGTCTGATCAGCAGAGCCCATCTATCATTGATGTGACTTCGGATTTGGACACAAGTACATCTCATGTGTCTGCAACTCACGATAACTCACAACGGGTTTCTTACACTACACCATCCCGTAACCCTCTTGAAAGGAAACATGGGCATAAATCAGCTCGCAATGATGATGACATTGTCTCTATTCAAGATCAACGAATTGTTAGTAAGTATGGACCGATTGCACGTGGCGTGCGGTCAAAAACAACGTCAGCCATTCCAGAGCAAGTTACAGCTAATGCTAACAGTAACACCCAACCATTTGCATCAGACGTCAATCGTAACGTGACCAATTTTGTCCCTGATGACGGTAATTCTAAGAAGCAcaacaatttgtttatttctgcTGAAGTTGAGCCCAGTTCTGTAGAAAAAGTAAATGTACAACCTGCTTGGGCCCTGCCAGATCTAGTAATGACAAATCCTAGTAATCCGATACCGGTATCAGTGAGTGGACATCCAGATTCAGAAAGAATTTTGATGGAAGCAATTGCAAACCAAGTTAAagatgatgatgaaaatgaagaTTTGCTCCTTGCAATTGAGCTGCAGCAAATAGAGGTGGGAATCCGGCAGATACAGAGAGGTACAAACACTAAGCTCGGCCA
- the LOC143445586 gene encoding uncharacterized protein LOC143445586, with protein sequence MKHLEPVRNLAIQVKKEVVEETVPALSTTAQALRVKLENIAEVLDNYQVDSVPEYCIDDLQVLDGASLLKLFTKYELSNNGVSQYRCQISSHDCDRVYAGHDQKECREVMISHLLEHVKMYREKAAKYPHFYKKKRLKPCQPIIVKSEPDYSDYNDPVASQPLPSKQQNAFASASLMNPIIARLTTEVSRSNIVALSDTTDLPNIDILPDMETERLLSIPDPKEALMSAVSLKRNQNTSQSSLDDAKKKSINTRGSRKKIIQERNRILHQRRQERIRKHFSNQPRVVIRDVVKSRLPLEPKPVENPLPLRNYRPIRPKPVDGSIPTPPTSNRYVEKKVPPRKRKKSFTHVKQVKAKKAPSRPPPPPSSEDSSSSEDDGSSEQDTTDTDEKPTGKYSFQLPRKKTLMSSLRNNRERRLRMMRAVQGPKIKKEKVDVAKINTQNSDSTIKTGDNSEILQVQPAKLEPSTEPSSNCLPSSLKDRKQFPPKRHLPSILRRNKPKPLHKNDNIASIQIKECMSLATEEIMSTKGGNDSSSVDEIVDVVSKSSPKPSPSLPISPNENDSDSTSSEDIGSDSSCWSDKEDPMEVNQKSFVSTSKKKSPRKQHLTVKEDKLFGKPTLRDILEAIDNDHCYTVKREMAVDPKGFIKLMTPKNSESSQVVSQGKQQIKVHTHKQKSDEFKLNGPSSRKIEPATDPKIKARALQLIAELRHRKPKEVMVCTERMIEDGESAFIVQDFYTCEICGKRFTAPNSLYGHYRGHAGIKPYKCHVCGQTFTRSHSLNYHAMIHTNSARFECSYCGRKFRHPTHYKEHLHRHTGEEPYHCTDCPRRFKTRNTFRRHMIAKHNKKITPTFGLPLNSRIVKTMPAFTTTL encoded by the exons ATG AAACATCTGGAACCTGTTAGAAACCTTGCAATTCAAGTTAAAAAAGAAGTGGTAGAGGAAACAGTTCCTGCTTTGTCAACCACTGCTCAG GCGTTAAGGGTGAAGCTTGAAAATATTGCCGAAGTTTTAGATAACTATCAAGTGGATTCGGTCCCAGAATATTGCATCGATGATTTGCAAGTGTTGGATGGGGCatcacttttaaaattattcacaAAATATGAACTCAGTAACAATGGAGTGTCACAATACAG GTGTCAAATTTCATCACATGACTGTGACAGAGTTTATGCTGGTCATGACCAGAAAGAATGCAGAGAAGTGATGATATCACATTTGCTCGAACATGTGAAAATGTACAGAGAGAAAGCAGCAAAAT ATCCCCACTTCTACAAAAAGAAAAGACTGAAACCATGTCAGCCAATCATTGTAAAAAGTGAACCAGATTATTCTGATTATAATGATCCAG TTGCATCCCAACCATTGCCATCAAAACAACAGAATGCTTTTGCTTCCGCAAGTCTCATGAATCCCATTATAGCAAGGTTAACGACAGAGGTATCAAGGAGTAATATAGTAGCACTCAGCGACACCACAGACTTGCCAAACATTGACATACTTCCAGATATGGAAACTGAACGTCTTTTATCCATTCCTGATCCAAAGGAGGCTCTCATGAGTGCTGTGAGCTTGAAAAGAAACCAAAACACCAGCCAGAGTAGTTTGGATGATGCAAAAAAGAAGTCAATCAACACTCGGGGCAGTAGAAAGAAGATCATACAAGAGCGCAATAGAATTTTACACCAAAGACGCCAGGAGCGTATtcgtaaacatttttcaaaccaGCCCAGAGTTGTAATCCGTGATGTTGTGAAATCGCGCCTACCCCTAGAGCCAAAACCTGTTGAAAATCCTTTGCCTTTGCGAAATTATAGACCTATTAGGCCAAAGCCTGTAGACGGCTCAATACCAACGCCTCCCACTTCCAATCGATATGTTGAGAAAAAAGTCCCTCCtagaaaaaggaaaaagtcATTCACTCATGTGAAACAGGTGAAGGCTAAAAAGGCGCCAAGTCGACCACCCCCACCACCGTCTTCCGAGGACAGCTCTTCTAGCGAGGATGATGGATCTTCCGAGCAAG ATACTACAGACACAGATGAGAAACCAACAGGCAAATATTCTTTCCAGCTGCCCCGCAAGAAAACTCTAATGTCATCTTTACGTAACAACAGGGAACGTAGGCTGAGAATGATGAGGGCAGTACAAGgccctaaaataaaaaaggaaaaagtggatgtggcaaaaataaatacgCAAAACAGTGATAGCACCATTAAAACTGGAG ATAATTCTGAAATTCTGCAAGTACAGCCTGCAAAACTGGAGCCAAGTACGGAGCCATCAAGCAATTGTTTACCTTCATCATTAAAAGATCGCAAGCAATTTCCTCCAAAACGTCATCTACCAAGCATTCTTAGGCGAAATAAACCTAAGCCTTTGCATAAAAATGACAATATTGCAAGCATTCAAATAAAAGAATGCATGTCTTTGGCTACAGAAGAAATAAT GTCAACAAAAGGTGGCAATGACAGTTCATCAGTGGATGAAATAGTTGACGTGGTATCCAAATCTTCTCCAAAGCCATCACCATCATTACCCATAAGTCCTAATGAAAATGATTCAGATAGCACGTCATCTGAAGACATTGGCAG TGACAGTTCTTGTTGGTCCGATAAAGAGGATCCAATGGAAGTTAACCAGAAGTCATTTGtttcaacaagcaaaaaaaaatctCCAAGGAAGCAG CACCTCACTGTGAAGGAAGACAAACTATTTGGGAAACCAACTTTGCGTGACATTTTAGAGGCCATAGACAATGATCATTGCTACACTGTGAAGAGA GAGATGGCTGTTGATCCTAAAGGTTTCATAAAGCTAATGACACCAAAGAATTCAGAGTCAAGCCA AGTGGTATCTCAAGGCAAGCAGCAGATAAAAGTCCATACCCACAAACAGAAATCTGACGAATTTAAACTGAACGGTCCAAGTAGTAGAAAAATAGAACCGGCAACAGATCCAAAAATAAAG GCAAGGGCACTACAGTTGATAGCTGAGTTGCGGCACAGAAAACCAAAAGAAGTAATGGTGTGCACCGAGAGGATGATTGAAGATGGAGAATCGGCTTTTATCGTGCAAGATTTCTATACCTGTGAAATCTGCGGGAAAAGATTTACAGCACCAAACTCTCTCTATGGCCACTACCGGGGACATGcag GTATCAAACCGTACAAATGCCACGTCTGTGGTCAAACTTTCACTCGATCTCACAGCTTGAACTACCATGCAATGATTCATACGAACAGTGCAAGATTTGAGTGTTCTTACTGTGGAAGGAAGTTTCGCCACCCTACTCATTACAAG GAACACCTTCATCGACATACTGGGGAGGAGCCTTATCATTGCACAGACTGTCCTCGTCGTTTTAAGACTCGCAATACTTTCCGTCGTCACATGATcgcaaaacataacaaaaaaattaccccaacgtttggacttccACTCAATTCAAGAATTGTGAAAACTATGCCTGCGTTTACAACAACTCTTTAA
- the LOC143445588 gene encoding WD repeat domain-containing protein 83-like codes for MFPHNKPSSKEESTDKNDTTKKTLLPEQLVYTIDCKQGAVRAVRYNFDGNYCLTCGNDKTIKLWNPKKQMLIKKYTGHGYDVLDVAGSNDNSQLASCGSDKTVIYWDVGSGQIIRRFRGHAGRINCVEFNEESTVILSGSVDSSVRAWDCRSRKSSPIQILDEAKDSISSLQVTDHEILTSSIDGKVRRYDLRVGTMFSDFIGSAVTSAKFSKDGQCILSSAHDNTLRLLDVTTGEMLGEYTGHKNSKYMIECGLNYKDDHVLSGSEDGLIYIWDLVEGTITKRVAVRPNKVIHSLTLHPEENLMIAACEDKIYFFTDENYEPPDDIG; via the exons ATGTTTCCACATAACAAGCCATCTTCCAAAG AGGAAAGCACTGACAAGAATGATACAACAAAAAAGACTTTACTACCAGAACAATTGGTGTACACCATAGATTGCAAACAGGGAGCTGTCAGAGCCGTGCGATATAATT TTGATGGAAATTACTGTTTAACCTGTGGCAATGATAAAACAATCAAACTGTGGAATCCAAAGAAGCAAATGTTGATAAAGAAATATACGGGACATGGATACGACGTTTTAGATGTAGCTGGTTCAAATGACAACTCACAGCTGGCATCCTGTGGATCTGACAAAACAGTCATCTACTGGGATGTTGGAAGTGGCCAA ATCATACGACGATTTCGAGGACATGCTGGTAGAATTAACTGTGTTGAATTCAATGAAGAATCAACAGTCATTTTGTCTGGGTCAGTTGATTCTTCCGTTCGAGCTTGGGACTGTCGATCACGCAAGTCATCTCCGATACAGATCTTGGATGAAGCTAAAGACAGCATAAGTTCGTTGCAG GTGACTGATCACGAAATACTTACTAGTAGTATTGATGGAAAAGTTCGCAGATATGACCTGCGTGTAGGAACCATGTTTTCTGACTTCATTGGATCAGCAGTCACCAGtgcaaagttttcaaaagATGGCCAATGTATTTTAAGCTCTGCACATGATAACACTTTGAGGTTACTTGATGTGACAACTGGAGAAATGCTTG GTGAATACACTGGACACAAGAACAGTAAATACATGATTGAATGTGGGTTGAACTATAAAGATGACCATGTATTAAGTGGTTCTGAAGATGGTCTGATTTACATTTGGGATTTAGTTGAAGGAACTATAACGAAACGTGTAGCTGTTCGACCAAACAAAGTGATACATTCTCTGACCTTGCATCCTGAAGAAAACCTGATGATTGCTGCTTGTGAGgataaaatttactttttcacTGATGAAAATTATGAACCACCGGATGACATCGGCTGA
- the LOC143445589 gene encoding mitochondrial inner membrane protease ATP23 homolog, with protein sequence MRHENVKDKTGKTREMVNKILSLKHKSPFVGTLIEAMSDAGCKVNPYKHICIEDCHSNFNIFGGFDSENNQVVLCQNKFDDVYLDFDKFAQMESLLSHELVHAFDHCRANVDFYTNPKHLMCSEIRAASLSGQCTYGSNVIESTLNAVQSYHKTCVRKAALRSFRALFPAWSLDQSYDLLNEVFYSCYNDFSPFDRIPLTKKQAELSYKAYLNRHRYKV encoded by the coding sequence ATGCGTCATGAAAATGTGAAAGACAAAACTGGAAAAACAAGAGAGATGGTGAACAAAATACTTTCTTTAAAGCACAAATCTCCATTTGTAGGAACTTTAATTGAAGCAATGTCCGATGCTGGTTGCAAAGTAAATCCATATAAGCACATTTGCATTGAAGATTGTCATTCGAACTTCAACATATTTGGGGGATTTGATTCGGAAAATAATCAGGTTGTGTTGtgccaaaataaatttgatgaTGTGTACTTGGACTTTGACAAATTTGCTCAAATGGAGTCCCTTCTCAGCCATGAGCTTGTCCATGCGTTTGACCATTGCAGAGCAAATGTTGATTTTTATACAAATCCAAAACATTTAATGTGCAGTGAAATACGAGCAGCGTCACTGAGTGGACAGTGCACGTATGGTTCAAACGTAATTGAATCTACATTGAATGCTGTTCAATCCTATCACAAAACATGTGTTCGAAAGGCTGCTCTGAGGTCTTTTCGTGCGCTTTTTCCAGCCTGGAGCCTTGACCAGTCATATGATCTCTTAAATGAAGTTTTCTACTCCTGCTACAATGATTTCTCTCCATTTGATAGGATTCCATTAACAAAAAAGCAGGCCGAATTGTCATACAAAGCTTATCTTAACAGACATAGATACAAAGTTTAA